The following coding sequences lie in one Desulfitobacterium chlororespirans DSM 11544 genomic window:
- a CDS encoding ArsR/SmtB family transcription factor — MTSNKCHENNENVSCEVVCTHPDVIRAYADQMLSLDRATKLADLFKTLGDPTRVRLMDALAKTEICVCDLAELLGLSQSATSHQLRVLRSSNLVKYRREGKMVYYSLHDNHVQELYRQGLEHIDE; from the coding sequence ATGACTTCCAATAAGTGTCATGAAAATAATGAAAACGTTTCATGTGAGGTAGTGTGTACCCACCCGGATGTGATTCGTGCTTATGCTGATCAGATGCTGAGCCTGGATCGGGCCACCAAATTGGCGGATTTATTCAAGACTCTGGGAGATCCTACCCGGGTACGGCTTATGGATGCCCTTGCCAAGACGGAAATTTGTGTTTGTGATCTTGCTGAACTTCTGGGTTTAAGTCAGTCTGCCACCTCCCATCAACTCAGGGTTTTGCGGAGCAGCAATCTTGTCAAGTACCGGCGGGAGGGGAAAATGGTCTATTATTCCCTTCATGATAATCATGTCCAGGAACTTTACCGTCAGGGATTAGAGCATATTGATGAATGA
- a CDS encoding LysR family transcriptional regulator, with protein MRIEQLYYLVEVSKNKSLSVAAEQIHVSQQNLSVAIRNLEKEFGVELLVRSYKGVSLTKEGEEFVNKAQELLTKIDEFYSQFSKPLPKKVLKGKLRIDVVPYMTLPDILVSFYKLHPQVNVILEEHSPQEIMCNVAAGISDIGIIFQTSEDPRFFEAVHDLGLSYESILDDKIFVCAGKKSPLKNKRVITHTELFKQKLIVSEDLYGWILEIIKRYQDPADLQIQKSNSMQIYKKVIEEGLAVGFVTGIGLEKELIFKKGEVVPIAIEKHNNITIGVVYPMANAQTEISKEFIGYLKLTTQDYRC; from the coding sequence ATGCGTATCGAGCAGCTATATTATCTTGTTGAAGTGAGCAAAAATAAATCTCTGAGTGTCGCCGCTGAGCAGATTCATGTCTCACAACAGAATCTTAGCGTCGCCATTCGTAATTTGGAGAAGGAGTTCGGCGTTGAGCTTTTGGTGCGTTCCTATAAGGGTGTATCGCTTACAAAGGAGGGGGAGGAATTTGTCAATAAAGCTCAGGAGCTCCTAACTAAGATTGACGAATTCTATTCCCAATTCAGCAAGCCTCTTCCTAAAAAGGTTTTAAAAGGGAAGCTGCGCATTGATGTGGTCCCTTATATGACCCTGCCGGATATCCTGGTTTCTTTTTATAAGCTGCATCCTCAGGTCAATGTGATTTTAGAAGAGCATAGTCCCCAGGAAATTATGTGTAATGTAGCCGCGGGGATAAGCGATATTGGCATTATCTTTCAGACAAGTGAAGATCCGAGATTTTTTGAGGCTGTTCATGATCTGGGATTGAGCTACGAAAGCATACTTGACGATAAGATTTTTGTGTGTGCCGGGAAAAAGTCCCCTCTCAAAAACAAGCGCGTGATCACTCATACCGAGCTCTTTAAGCAAAAACTGATCGTTTCTGAGGATCTTTATGGCTGGATTCTGGAGATTATCAAACGCTATCAGGACCCCGCCGATCTGCAGATTCAGAAATCAAACAGCATGCAGATTTACAAAAAGGTGATTGAAGAAGGCTTGGCGGTGGGTTTCGTTACCGGAATCGGTTTGGAAAAAGAGCTTATCTTTAAGAAGGGGGAAGTGGTCCCCATAGCCATCGAAAAGCACAATAACATCACCATTGGGGTGGTATATCCCATGGCCAATGCTCAAACCGAAATCAGTAAGGAATTTATCGGCTATCTTAAATTAACAACTCAGGATTACCGTTGCTAA
- a CDS encoding heavy metal translocating P-type ATPase: MPDSSRSQSQERVKYCIEGEFCANCSAKMERALSATEGIGETSINYAMKTVFLPPGTMGRAQAIIEKIEPGVKLVAVKEKGAVNAPEKVQYRIEGEFCPNCSAKMEQALCATEGIGETSINYAMKTVLLPPGMMSKAQEIIERIEPGVKLMPVEKKAVKNSVHDAEEEAKETKQKLLKIFIAGIFLIIGLIFGSRWHNTSLEVLEYLVFLLAYGLVGYEVLAKAFRNIMRGSVFDENFLMSIATLGAIAIHELPEAVGVMLFYAVGEYFEDRAVNRSRRSIQAVLNIRPDYANLVNGLETKKVDPDDVHIGQLILIRPGEKVPLDGEIVHGSSYVDTSALTGESVPRSVKVGDSVLAGIINTSGVLTVRVTREFADSSVQKILDLVENASARKAKTEKFITTFARYYTPAVVVIALGIALIPPLFMGGDFREWLYRAMTILVISCPCALVISVPLGYFGGIGGASRHGILVKGANYLEALTSVKTVIFDKTGTLTQGVFEVNKIETSKHYTEAQLLEIAAAAEVHSSHPIAKSIRDKWGKEIDSVSLTHYEEISGKGIRSEFKGKVVLVGKRDLLLENSIAVPELEMSEVGTQVYIGVDGEYAGVLMISDRSKEGAKEVVAQLNQAGITTVMLTGDQRSVAEAVAEQLGIREYHGDLLPEDKVTWLERYQQKLKGKGKVVFVGDGINDAPVLSRADIGVAMGGLGSDAAIEAADVVLMEDRPGKLVSAMDIAQFTKKVIWQNIGFALIIKLGFIGLGMFGVANMWEAVFADVGVALLAILNATRVRRYTRPEKPAALPSL, from the coding sequence ATGCCTGACAGCAGTCGTAGTCAATCACAAGAACGGGTGAAATATTGCATTGAAGGCGAGTTTTGTGCCAATTGTTCAGCTAAAATGGAAAGGGCATTAAGTGCAACGGAGGGAATCGGGGAGACGAGCATCAATTATGCCATGAAAACGGTTTTCTTACCCCCTGGGACGATGGGCCGGGCTCAAGCCATCATTGAGAAAATTGAACCCGGTGTTAAGCTTGTGGCAGTGAAAGAGAAGGGAGCTGTGAACGCTCCGGAAAAGGTTCAATATCGGATTGAAGGGGAGTTTTGCCCTAACTGCTCGGCTAAAATGGAGCAGGCGCTATGTGCAACAGAAGGTATAGGGGAGACGAGTATCAACTATGCCATGAAAACAGTTTTACTGCCGCCGGGGATGATGAGCAAAGCTCAGGAAATCATCGAGAGAATAGAACCAGGGGTAAAACTTATGCCCGTGGAGAAAAAGGCCGTAAAGAACAGTGTTCATGATGCGGAAGAGGAAGCAAAGGAAACGAAACAAAAGCTATTAAAAATTTTCATTGCGGGTATTTTTCTGATCATTGGGCTGATTTTTGGCTCGCGTTGGCATAATACCTCCCTGGAGGTCCTTGAATACCTTGTTTTTCTATTGGCTTATGGTTTGGTCGGGTATGAAGTCTTGGCCAAAGCGTTCCGAAATATTATGCGCGGTTCGGTTTTCGATGAAAATTTTCTGATGAGTATCGCCACCCTGGGGGCCATTGCCATTCATGAACTTCCGGAGGCGGTAGGGGTTATGCTCTTCTACGCTGTGGGAGAATACTTTGAAGATCGGGCAGTCAACCGCTCAAGGCGTTCCATCCAAGCGGTGCTTAATATTCGTCCGGATTATGCCAATCTGGTCAATGGATTAGAGACGAAAAAGGTGGATCCGGATGATGTTCATATAGGGCAGCTGATTCTGATTCGCCCCGGGGAGAAGGTTCCATTGGATGGAGAAATTGTTCATGGGTCTTCTTATGTGGATACATCGGCTTTGACGGGTGAATCCGTCCCGCGGTCAGTCAAAGTCGGGGATTCGGTTCTGGCAGGAATCATCAATACCTCAGGGGTGCTCACCGTTCGTGTGACCCGGGAGTTTGCCGATTCTTCAGTTCAGAAGATCCTTGATCTGGTGGAGAACGCCAGCGCCCGGAAGGCCAAAACAGAAAAGTTCATCACGACCTTTGCCCGGTACTACACACCGGCCGTGGTGGTCATAGCATTAGGGATTGCCTTGATTCCGCCTCTCTTTATGGGAGGGGATTTCCGGGAATGGCTCTATCGGGCCATGACGATTCTCGTTATCTCCTGCCCCTGTGCTTTGGTGATTTCCGTACCTCTCGGTTATTTTGGAGGAATCGGCGGAGCTTCCCGTCATGGGATTCTGGTTAAAGGGGCCAACTATTTAGAAGCTTTGACCTCAGTAAAAACAGTGATCTTCGATAAGACGGGAACTTTAACCCAAGGGGTATTTGAAGTCAATAAAATAGAAACAAGCAAGCATTACACGGAAGCGCAGCTGCTGGAAATTGCTGCTGCAGCTGAAGTTCATTCCAGCCATCCCATTGCCAAATCCATTCGGGATAAATGGGGTAAAGAGATTGATTCTGTTTCGCTCACTCATTATGAAGAAATCAGCGGCAAGGGAATTCGCTCAGAATTCAAAGGTAAAGTGGTATTAGTGGGTAAAAGGGACCTCCTGCTTGAGAACTCCATAGCCGTTCCTGAGCTGGAAATGAGTGAAGTGGGGACTCAAGTCTATATTGGGGTGGATGGCGAATACGCAGGAGTTCTGATGATTTCCGACCGGTCCAAAGAAGGGGCTAAAGAAGTGGTGGCTCAGTTGAACCAGGCGGGGATTACCACAGTTATGCTCACCGGGGATCAGCGCAGCGTTGCCGAAGCTGTGGCTGAACAGTTGGGAATCCGGGAGTATCATGGCGATTTGCTGCCGGAAGATAAGGTCACCTGGCTTGAGCGTTACCAACAGAAGCTTAAGGGGAAAGGAAAGGTTGTCTTTGTTGGGGATGGGATTAATGATGCGCCGGTCTTAAGCCGGGCCGATATTGGAGTAGCGATGGGTGGTTTGGGCTCTGATGCCGCTATCGAAGCGGCAGATGTGGTTCTGATGGAAGACCGGCCGGGTAAATTGGTCAGCGCAATGGATATCGCACAGTTTACTAAAAAGGTGATCTGGCAGAACATTGGCTTCGCATTGATTATCAAACTTGGTTTTATTGGGCTGGGCATGTTTGGGGTGGCCAACATGTGGGAAGCTGTTTTCGCTGATGTGGGAGTGGCTTTGCTGGCGATTTTAAATGCTACCCGTGTCAGGCGTTATACCCGCCCTGAAAAACCTGCCGCTCTTCCGAGCCTTTGA
- a CDS encoding GNAT family N-acetyltransferase, with amino-acid sequence MSRRKQLKIKKAGLEHLEQYNQLLRYVFQVTDRQLHQIGWEEDEIIRAKSPVLEQADVWGWFDGDKLISQVAVYPLQVRIFNKTYNMGGLTGVGTYPEYTNQGLMHKLLYQALENMKKQGQSISFLYPYSIPYYRRKGWEIISDRIIYEIQDYQLPKNKQVSGEIERVPVEDEQVKKTYERFALQTHGAMLRNDLAWREYWLWDPDDMMAAVYYNESGQPDGYVLYRIADEVFHIKDMIFINEEARSGLWNFISAHFSMIAKVVGHTYTDEPLAFLLEDADIKETISPYFMARIVDLEQFIAQYPFKPDTTEREWTFMLDDPLLSWNQGVFTLRITAAGQGEVIRASEKSNDKIDIQTMTTMLLGYKRPDYLHKIGRISCRSKTVDMLEDAIEQQTPYFSDYF; translated from the coding sequence ATGAGCAGGAGAAAGCAGCTAAAAATCAAAAAGGCCGGCCTGGAGCATCTTGAACAGTACAATCAACTGCTGAGATATGTCTTTCAGGTAACTGACCGGCAATTACATCAAATTGGCTGGGAAGAGGATGAGATTATACGCGCCAAATCCCCTGTTTTGGAGCAGGCGGATGTGTGGGGATGGTTTGACGGGGACAAACTTATCTCTCAGGTAGCGGTTTATCCTTTACAGGTACGCATCTTCAATAAAACTTATAATATGGGAGGGCTTACCGGAGTCGGCACATACCCGGAGTATACCAATCAAGGACTCATGCATAAGTTGTTGTATCAGGCGCTGGAAAACATGAAAAAGCAGGGTCAGTCGATTTCCTTCCTGTATCCGTATTCCATCCCTTATTATCGCCGGAAAGGCTGGGAGATCATTTCCGATCGAATCATATATGAAATTCAGGATTATCAACTGCCTAAAAACAAGCAGGTGTCTGGTGAGATAGAACGCGTTCCAGTGGAAGACGAGCAGGTGAAAAAAACCTACGAGCGCTTCGCTCTTCAAACCCATGGCGCTATGCTGCGCAATGATCTTGCGTGGCGGGAATATTGGCTGTGGGATCCTGATGATATGATGGCGGCTGTATACTATAATGAGAGCGGACAGCCGGATGGTTATGTGCTTTACCGAATTGCAGATGAGGTTTTTCACATCAAGGATATGATCTTTATTAATGAGGAGGCCCGCAGCGGACTCTGGAATTTTATCAGCGCACATTTTTCTATGATCGCAAAGGTCGTAGGCCATACGTACACGGACGAACCTCTGGCGTTTTTGCTGGAGGACGCGGATATCAAGGAAACGATCTCTCCTTATTTCATGGCACGGATCGTGGATTTAGAGCAATTTATTGCCCAATACCCCTTTAAGCCGGACACGACGGAACGAGAATGGACATTTATGTTGGATGATCCGCTGCTTTCGTGGAATCAAGGTGTTTTTACACTGCGTATCACTGCGGCAGGCCAAGGTGAAGTCATTCGTGCGTCGGAGAAAAGCAACGATAAAATTGATATTCAGACCATGACGACTATGTTGTTAGGATATAAGCGGCCGGACTATCTGCACAAGATTGGGCGCATATCCTGCAGATCGAAAACTGTGGATATGCTTGAGGATGCTATTGAACAGCAGACACCGTATTTTTCGGATTATTTTTAA